Genomic DNA from Anaerolineae bacterium:
CCAGTAATTGGCGGGCCAACTCCGTCCGCCGAAAATTAATGACCTGCGGGTGGGGGGGATCATCGGCAGGAAAGCTCCAGCCGTAGGCATGGACGGCCAGGCCATCCATCACCTCACCGGCCCCGGCGTTAAGCATGCGCTGCAAATAAATCAAATCGTTCATCGCTTGCTCGTGGCCGGGTGGGGCCAGGGTAGGGGCCAACGCGCCGCCCAGCACCAGCACGTGGGGATGATTGGATTGCTGAACGCGATGATAGGCTACGGCCAATAATTTGGTATAACCTGCCGGGTCCACTGTCTCAAAGCCCCATTCCAGGGCCAGGTTTGGTTCGTTCCAGATAATGATGGCCGGCACCCGGTCGCCATAACGATCGGCAAAGGCTTGCACGTAATCGCCAAAGTCGGCATATCGTTCCGGCGGCAGAAACGTGGAGGCGGAATCGGCCGGTCTGGCCCAGTCCGGCGTCAGGCCCAGGCGAGCAATTACGGTTAGCCCCTGCCGGTTGGCGTGGTCAATCACTAAATCGCTGTGGGACCAGTCAAAAAAACCGGGGAATGGTTCATGATAGGCCCAGGGAAAATATTCTACAATCCAGGGCGCGCCCATCTCGCGGACCATCTCTAAAGTGCGTTTGATTTTCCAGGGTTCAACCTCGTCGGTCAGGCGGGTATGGACGCCCATTTTGGGATTG
This window encodes:
- a CDS encoding beta-galactosidase, with translation MLLFFCLLALLCLPAAESPHEIELGLPQTVFTLNPKMGVHTRLTDEVEPWKIKRTLEMVREMGAPWIVEYFPWAYHEPFPGFFDWSHSDLVIDHANRQGLTVIARLGLTPDWARPADSASTFLPPERYADFGDYVQAFADRYGDRVPAIIIWNEPNLALEWGFETVDPAGYTKLLAVAYHRVQQSNHPHVLVLGGALAPTLAPPGHEQAMNDLIYLQRMLNAGAGEVMDGLAVHAYGWSFPADDPPHPQVINFRRTELARQLLVDNGYAGLPIYITEGGWNDHPRWTRAVKPAQRIKNTIRAYQLVKGWPWAEMVALWAFRYPWPARTYLDYFTFVTPDFEPKPIYLEVQRYSRGEELAR